Proteins encoded within one genomic window of Bemisia tabaci chromosome 2, PGI_BMITA_v3:
- the LOC140223916 gene encoding craniofacial development protein 2-like translates to MRGNYLLIYKGVDKSERAHAGVGMLVHKNLIDNIIDIDYISERILKVIIYLGREKLNLISIYAPDTSRGKPERDTFYESLQKVIDTIPAREKLVMMGDWNARVGNNVVPGIKNRFNEPTLNDSGEELIEFCAINELRINNTFFDHPLQQKITWTNRRGQASMIDFIISNRHVHPQQILDVRTLSSADAGTQHGLVLCELRIDFSQRKQQPVIFEKLCAEKMSDPSIRSFYRSRLHGKLESVPDEDLTANELWRHVKSKVLEAAGEAVGWRKVNRNRTDTRTPWFCDEVRDAARSKKEAFLQYKSNPTPEEYEKYKRVRNSMNQRIRKFKEGYWKVHQRNGA, encoded by the coding sequence ATGAGGGGCAACTACCTGCTCATATATAAAGGCGTCGACAAGAGTGAAAGAGCACACGCCGGCGTTGGAATGTTGGTTCATAAGAACCTCATTGATAATATCATTGATATCGATTATATAAGCGAAAGGATCCTAAAAGTTATCATCTACTTAGgccgagaaaaattaaatctgaTATCAATTTACGCGCCAGATACGAGTAGAGGGAAGCCAGAGCGAGATACGTTTTATGAGTCTTTACAAAAAGTCATCGACACAATACCAGCTCGGGAAAAGTTAGTCATGATGGGTGACTGGAATGCTCGTGTTGGGAATAATGTTGTACCTGGGatcaaaaatagattcaatGAGCCCACCTTGAATGACAGCGGTGAGGAACTCATTGAGTTTTGCGCCATAAATGAATTGAGGATTAATAACACGTTTTTTGATCACCCGTTACAACAGAAAATTACCTGGACCAATCGGAGAGGCCAAGCATCGATGATTgatttcatcatcagtaatcGGCATGTACATCCACAGCAGATCCTAGATGTTCGCACCTTGTCATCCGCAGATGCTGGTACTCAGCACGGCTTAGTGTTATGCGAACTAAGAATCGATTTCAGTCAGCGAAAACAGCAACCGgtgattttcgaaaaactttgTGCTGAAAAGATGTCCGACCCCAGCATCAGGAGCTTCTATCGCTCCAGGCTGCATGGAAAGTTGGAGAGTGTGCCAGATGAAGATTTGACAGCAAATGAGCTGTGGCGGCATGTAAAATCGAAGGTGCTGGAAGCAGCTGGTGAGGCAGTAGGATGGCGAAAAGTAAACAGAAATCGCACAGATACCCGGACACCCTGGTTTTGTGATGAAGTCAGAGATGCTGCAAGGTCTAAGAAGGAAGCATTTTTACAGTATAAATCTAATCCCACTCCAGAAGAATATGAAAAGTACAAAAGGGTCCGCAATTCGATGAACCAGAGAATTAGGAAATTTAAAGAAGGCTATTGGAAAGTTCACCAAAGGAATGGAGCATGA